A genomic window from Periophthalmus magnuspinnatus isolate fPerMag1 chromosome 16, fPerMag1.2.pri, whole genome shotgun sequence includes:
- the LOC117383606 gene encoding nuclear factor 7, brain-like, protein MDESMEDEASKVLRQDLTCPVCQNIFSDPVLLPCTHSFCRECVQRSWKFNKKCPTCRNHFTEDQAITNRDLKNACETFVRQSNWRNPPQPSEFVCNLHQKPLELYCEKDEEPVCVDCAILHSTHRLLSIKDGVPLCKRELFCKLDIFEKKVDLHRRMKHRFTKAVDYVKHQAEEAEKQIKEEFEKLHKFLYAEESKRLEVLASEEKEKITTLQEKISKTEEHLKSLKEHVDTLNKELGNEDLPLLMNFQKIKRQAEWTKSDPRICHSDLLNMSTHVGALSFTIWKKMKDCVKYNPVVLDPNTASPWLALSSDLTSMKENPERLTVPDNPERFDPCVFVLGAEGYTSGKHKWEVSVGDNPKWIVGVCKESVVRKRKFTLSTNRGVWAIGLSKGVYTALTPQRPELPVNPRPEKIRIKLNMDKHEVSFWDAMTATFLISFSFELDIPLDEKVYPIFGPGLHSTPMILAPGKIAMHTS, encoded by the exons ATGGATGAATCCATGGAAGACGAGGCCTCGAAGGTTCTGCGACAGGACCTGACGTGTCCCGTGTGTCAGAACATCTTCAGTGACCCTGTGCTCCTGCCATGCACCCACTCCTTCTGTCGGGAATGTGTACAGAGGAGCTGGAAGTTCAACAAAAAGTGTCCGACCTGTAGAAACCATTTTACCGAGGACCAAGCTATTACAAATCGTGATCTGAAAAATGCTTGTGAAACTTTTGTGAGGCAGTCCAACTGGAGAAACCCCCCGCAACCGAGCGAGTTTGTGTGTAACCTGCACCAGAAGCCCCTCGAGCTGTACTGCGAGAAGGACGAGGAGCCAGTGTGCGTGGACTGTGCCATTCTTCACAGCACGCACCGTCTGCTCAGCATCAAGGATGGAGTCCCCCTCTGTAAG AGAGAGCTTTTTTGTAAGCTGGACATATTCGAAAAGAAGGTGGATTTACACAGAAGAATGAAGCATAGGTTTACCAAAGCAGTGGATTATGTGAAG CATcaagcagaagaagcagagaaACAGATCAAAGAAGAATTTGAAAAGCTCCACAAATTTCTTTATGCTGAAGAAAGTAAGCGACTTGAAGTCCTGGCCAGTGAAGAGAAGGAAAAGATAACAACTTTACAAGAAAAGATATCCAAAACggaagaacatttaaaaagtcttaaagaACACGTGGACACTCTCAATAAAGAGCTAGGAAATGAAGACCTGCCCCTTCTGATg AATTTCCAGAAAATAAAAAGACA AGCTGAATGGACAAAAAGTGACCCCAGGATTTGTCACAGTGATCTTCTGAATATGAGTACACATGTTGGAGCTTTAAGCTTCACTATCtggaagaaaatgaaagatTGTGTTAAATATA ACCCAGTGGTACTAGATCCCAACACTGCTTCCCCCTGGTTGGCCTTGAGTTCAGATCTGACCAGTATGAAAGAAAACCCAGAGCGACTCACTGTCCCTGACAACCCAGAACGCTTTGACCCATGTGTATTTGTACTGGGAGCTGAAGGATACACCTCTGGGAAACACAAGTGGGAGGTCTCCGTTGGAGATAACCCCAAATGGATTGTGGGAGTGTGCAAAGAATCAGTAGTACGTAAAAGAAAGTTTACATTGTCAACCAATCGGGGTGTGTGGGCCATAGGGCTCAGCAAAGGGGTATACACTGCATTAACACCACAACGTCCAGAGCTACCCGTAAACCCACGTCCAGAGAAAATTCGGATTAAGCTAAACATGGACAAACATGAAGTGTCTTTTTGGGATGCAATGACGGCAACATTTTTGATCTCTTTTAGTTTTGAGTTGGATATACCTTTGGATGAAAAGGTGTATCCAATTTTTGGTCCAGGGCTTCACAGTACCCCTATGATTCTAGCTCCAGGTAAAATTGCTATGCATACATCCTAA
- the LOC117383607 gene encoding nuclear factor 7, brain-like: MDVDMENEASGALRRDLTCPVCQNIFSDPVLLPCTHSFCRECLQRSWLFNKKCPFCRELFTEDQAIANRDLKNACDTFVKQTNWTSPPKPSEFSCTLHLKPLELYCELDERLVCVDCATLHSTHRLLSIKDGVPLCKSELNGKVEYFEKKIDLYGKMRQTLFKTVEYIKKQAGAAENQIKEEFERLHNFLQAEENMRLKTLATEVKEKISNVQEKIFETEEHLKSLKDHLDTLKNELDNEDLPLLMNFQNVKIKTYWAQRVSKVEKDCLLVMSKHVGSLSFNIWKSMKDCVHYYPVVLDPNTASPWLALSPDMISMKESLEPLPVPDNPDRFDPCVFVLGAEGYTSGKHKWEVSVGDNPKWILGVCKESVVRKKMFRVSTTGGVWAIRLSKGMYTALTQERTQLPVNSCPEKICVRLNMDKGEVSFYDGLAEKHLVSFTFKLEKGEKMYPLFGPGLQNTPMTIVPGKVKIHTS, encoded by the exons ATGGACGTGGATATGGAAAACGAGGCGTCAGGAGCCCTGCGACGGGACCTGACCTGTCCCGTGTGTCAGAACATCTTCAGTGACCCTGTGCTCCTGCCCTGCACACACTCCTTCTGTCGGGAATGTCTACAGAGGAGCTGGCTGTTCAACAAAAAGTGCCCATTCTGTCGGGAGCTGTTTACAGAAGACCAGGCTATCGCAAACCGTGATCTGAAAAACGCCTGTGACACGTTTGTGAAGCAGACCAACTGGACAAGCCCCCCCAAACCCAGTGAGTTTAGTTGCACCCTCCATCTCAAACCTCTGGAGCTGTACTGTGAGTTAGATGAGAGGCTAGTGTGCGTGGACTGCGCCACTCTTCACAGCACGCACCGCTTACTCAGCATCAAGGATGGAGTCCCCCTCTGTAAG AGTGAGTTGAATGGCAAAGTTGAGTACTTTGAAAAGAAGATTGATTTGTATGGGAAAATGAGACAGACACTTTTCAAAACAGTTGAATATATTAAA AAACAAGCAGGGGCAGCAGAGAATCAGATTAAGGAAGAATTTGAGAGGCTCCACAACTTTCTTCAGGCTGAAGAAAACATGCGACTCAAAACCCTGGCCActgaggtgaaagaaaagatcTCAAATGTACaggaaaaaatatttgaaacagAGGAGCATCTAAAAAGTCTTAAAGATCATTTGGACACTCTGAAAAATGAGCTGGATAATGAGGACCTTCCACTTCTAATG AATTTTCAGAACGTTAAAATAAA AACATATTGGGCACAGCGTGTGTcaaaggttgaaaaggattgcCTCCTAGTCATGAGTAAACATGTTGGTTCCTTAAGCTTCAACATCTGGAAGAGCATGAAAGACTGTGTCCACTatt ATCCGGTGGTGCTTGATCCCAACACTGCTTCCCCATGGTTGGCCTTGAGTCCAGACATGATCAGTATGAAAGAAAGCCTGGAGCCACTGCCTGTCCCTGACAACCCAGATCGCTTTGACCCGTGTGTATTTGTACTGGGTGCTGAAGGATACACCTCTGGGAAACACAAGTGGGAGGTCTCTGTTGGAGATAACCCTAAATGGATTCTGGGAGTGTGCAAAGAATCAGTGGTTAGGAAAAAGATGTTTAGAGTTTCAACCACAGGTGGAGTGTGGGCAATCAGACTCAGCAAAGGGATGTACACTGCTTTAACACAAGAACGTACACAGCTGCCAGTCAACTCATGTCCAGAGAAGATCTGTGTCAGGCTAAACATGGACAAGGGAGAGGTGTCTTTTTATGATGGATTAGCAGAGAAACACCTGGtctcttttacatttaaattggaAAAGGGCGAAAAGATGTATCCACTTTTTGGTCCAGGCCTCCAAAATACACCCATGACTATTGTTCCTGGAAAAGTTAAAATACACACCTCCTGA